From a region of the Aeoliella mucimassa genome:
- a CDS encoding collagen-like triple helix repeat-containing protein: protein MSSPQQSDEMLREELVAYLDGELSAADSESIELRISKDDFAREELQQFDRIWNALDELPRVEVGDGFTKTTIEMAAVEAQKELAAETAMLPVRKRNRRLKTIGMIAAAVVVGFAALGVLAPNQNLQLYNNLPVIMQLDAYSEAHDVDFLRLLHANCGDWLLKEWASEVDDDVVSLEQLTTASYRDRVTFVENLPADRRTELASQHQRYESLSSDKRAELASWHQTMASDPDAEVLQKTMLAYYAWLSRIPESDQFRLRALPADERVARVEQMHREAVQKDLSRLTPANAAALRKAMNRMAQDPKILRLQAEMQAAIPDLDQREEQFPPRLIEGLNRMKETSPQMAMRGVLWISAGAQPAKGVFPKFEAYSQAIEDGLMSALDDEAASRLRGFDEGHRRGLLTYWLWIASQDRPSKLDVATLEEYFSNGDLSDEDKAVLLAMPKEQMMTELQFRYYKEYFADEEQRDRMDEVFRSFGQRPWGRGPGGRYNGRGGPRGGDDRGPRGDDRGGPRGEDSDAMQNGDRGGPGGNERGGGPRNGGERGPRGEQGGPRGEMGPRGNQGGPPFGPRGPADEQPGPGPRPNDAPPAERNATDNKPAADLDAADNTPASPAAESSESPAGTSESTTE, encoded by the coding sequence ATGTCCAGTCCTCAACAATCTGACGAGATGCTCCGCGAAGAGCTGGTTGCGTATCTCGATGGCGAGTTGTCGGCCGCGGATAGCGAGTCGATAGAGCTTCGCATTAGCAAGGACGATTTCGCGCGGGAAGAACTGCAACAGTTCGATCGCATTTGGAATGCACTGGACGAATTGCCTCGGGTGGAAGTGGGCGACGGCTTTACGAAGACCACCATCGAGATGGCGGCCGTCGAAGCCCAAAAGGAACTCGCGGCCGAAACCGCGATGCTGCCGGTCCGCAAGCGGAACCGCCGGCTCAAGACGATTGGCATGATCGCCGCGGCCGTGGTGGTTGGCTTCGCCGCGCTCGGCGTGCTAGCGCCGAATCAAAATCTGCAGCTCTACAACAATTTGCCGGTGATCATGCAGCTCGACGCTTACAGCGAAGCGCATGATGTCGACTTCCTGCGCCTGCTGCATGCGAACTGCGGCGACTGGCTGCTCAAGGAATGGGCTTCGGAAGTGGACGACGACGTCGTGTCGCTCGAACAACTCACCACGGCCAGCTACCGCGATCGCGTGACATTCGTCGAAAACCTACCCGCGGATCGGCGGACCGAACTCGCCAGCCAGCATCAGCGGTACGAGAGTCTTAGCTCCGATAAGCGTGCCGAACTCGCCAGCTGGCACCAGACGATGGCCAGCGATCCCGATGCGGAAGTGCTGCAGAAAACGATGCTGGCTTATTACGCCTGGCTGTCGCGCATTCCCGAGAGCGATCAGTTCCGCTTGCGAGCGCTGCCGGCTGACGAACGAGTGGCCCGCGTCGAGCAAATGCACCGAGAGGCGGTGCAGAAAGACCTGAGTCGACTGACTCCGGCCAATGCGGCCGCGCTGCGCAAGGCCATGAATCGCATGGCTCAAGATCCCAAGATCCTGCGGCTGCAAGCCGAAATGCAGGCGGCCATCCCCGATCTGGATCAGCGCGAAGAACAGTTCCCCCCTCGATTGATCGAAGGGCTAAACCGGATGAAAGAAACCTCGCCGCAGATGGCGATGCGGGGGGTGTTGTGGATCTCGGCAGGCGCCCAGCCTGCGAAGGGAGTGTTTCCCAAGTTCGAAGCCTACAGCCAGGCGATCGAAGATGGCTTGATGAGCGCTCTGGACGACGAAGCGGCCTCGCGACTGCGGGGCTTCGATGAAGGGCATCGCCGCGGATTGCTCACTTACTGGCTCTGGATTGCCTCGCAGGATCGTCCCAGCAAGCTCGATGTTGCCACGCTGGAAGAGTACTTCTCGAACGGCGACCTGTCGGACGAGGATAAGGCGGTGCTGCTGGCGATGCCGAAAGAGCAGATGATGACCGAGCTTCAATTCCGGTACTACAAAGAATACTTTGCCGACGAAGAGCAACGCGACCGCATGGACGAAGTGTTCCGCAGCTTTGGTCAGCGTCCCTGGGGACGTGGGCCAGGGGGGCGTTACAACGGACGTGGAGGCCCCCGCGGCGGCGACGATCGTGGTCCCCGTGGCGACGACCGCGGTGGTCCTCGTGGCGAAGATTCCGACGCCATGCAGAATGGCGACCGTGGCGGCCCCGGCGGTAACGAACGTGGCGGCGGTCCCCGCAACGGCGGCGAACGTGGCCCACGCGGTGAGCAAGGTGGCCCCCGCGGCGAAATGGGGCCTCGCGGTAACCAGGGCGGTCCTCCCTTCGGACCGAGGGGACCTGCCGACGAGCAGCCAGGCCCTGGGCCTCGGCCGAACGATGCTCCCCCCGCCGAGCGGAATGCTACTGACAACAAACCAGCTGCTGATCTGGATGCAGCAGACAACACGCCCGCCAGTCCGGCTGCTGAATCCAGCGAGTCGCCCGCGGGTACTTCAGAGAGTACTACCGAGTAA
- a CDS encoding IS5 family transposase produces the protein MATKEKRTYKVTNWKEYNKSLIERGNITIWFSDEALENWEHPNDQTKVGRPFVFSDTAIECLLTIRELLKLPYRQTEGFGRSLVAMLGVEAAIPNYSSLAKRASKLNVSLDIANKRGDIDIVVDSTGMKVFGEGEWKMRTHGKSKRRTWRKLHLSVNPDTREIVAEILTENSCHDADAVPEMLEQVEQPVKKFHGDGSYDKWKVYEGLESEGIEPVIPPQHNAKIKQHGNSAEEPLPRDEAIRQIRRKGRRSWKEEVGYHRRSLAETTMYRVKQSFGSHLKNRVFENQQTEARLRCKIINQFTQLGLPQFEWS, from the coding sequence ATGGCTACGAAAGAAAAACGAACCTACAAAGTCACGAACTGGAAGGAGTATAACAAGTCGCTCATCGAGCGTGGAAACATCACTATTTGGTTTAGCGACGAGGCGTTGGAGAACTGGGAACATCCTAACGACCAGACAAAAGTCGGTCGCCCTTTTGTCTTCAGCGATACGGCGATCGAGTGCTTGCTGACGATTCGCGAACTGCTGAAACTTCCCTATCGGCAGACTGAGGGATTCGGCCGCTCGCTGGTGGCGATGTTGGGCGTCGAGGCAGCGATTCCCAATTATTCTTCGCTCGCCAAGCGAGCCAGCAAGCTGAATGTTTCGCTCGATATCGCTAACAAGAGGGGCGACATCGATATCGTGGTGGATAGCACCGGCATGAAAGTGTTTGGCGAGGGCGAATGGAAGATGCGGACGCATGGCAAGTCGAAGCGGCGGACATGGCGGAAGCTGCATTTGTCGGTGAATCCTGACACCCGCGAGATTGTGGCGGAGATTTTGACCGAGAACAGTTGCCACGATGCCGATGCGGTTCCCGAAATGCTGGAGCAGGTGGAGCAGCCCGTAAAAAAGTTTCACGGCGACGGTAGTTACGACAAGTGGAAGGTTTATGAAGGGCTGGAATCCGAAGGCATTGAGCCGGTGATTCCGCCGCAGCACAACGCCAAGATCAAACAACATGGCAACTCTGCGGAGGAGCCTTTGCCCCGGGACGAGGCAATTCGTCAGATTCGACGCAAGGGGCGTAGGAGTTGGAAAGAGGAAGTGGGCTATCATCGTAGAAGCTTGGCGGAAACGACCATGTACCGAGTGAAACAAAGCTTTGGGAGCCATCTCAAAAACCGAGTATTCGAAAACCAACAAACGGAAGCCCGCTTGCGCTGTAAAATCATCAATCAATTCACCCAACTCGGGCTTCCACAGTTCGAGTGGAGTTAG
- a CDS encoding Gfo/Idh/MocA family protein — protein sequence MANKQNRRDFMQKTAAVGAGYWALGGVALAQSKSANEQLQIGCVGVGGKGDSDTKNAKKFGKIAALCDIDDQTLTGMESLMKTGNTFNDYREFFDKMGDKLDVVTVSTPDHMHAIIAATAMKLGKHVYCQKPMTRTIYEARRLGELAKENNVVTQMGNQFTAYNPMREAAHRIKEGNLGNVKEVHIWTNRPVWPQGGERPAGAPVPSHVHWDLWLGVAPKREYAPGAYHDFKWRGWWDFGTGALGDMACHTCNLPFMGLNMRDPVSVEAQTSGHNGDSYPEWSTIKFEFPELDGRAPFTMYWYDGGKKPDNALFADVTVKNGDGTPAPSASGCMIIGDKAKMYAAGDYAEQGIEILGADPLKVEYPRSRGHEREFYDAIKDRSKTPMSNFPNYAGPLTETILLGNLAVWSGNRVEWDAKTMTPLNDDKLKKIVKPEYQNGYELI from the coding sequence ATGGCGAATAAACAAAACCGACGTGACTTCATGCAGAAGACTGCTGCCGTGGGGGCAGGCTATTGGGCCCTGGGCGGTGTTGCTCTGGCACAAAGCAAGTCCGCAAACGAGCAACTTCAAATTGGTTGTGTAGGCGTTGGCGGTAAAGGCGATTCGGATACCAAGAACGCCAAGAAGTTCGGCAAGATTGCCGCGCTTTGCGATATCGACGACCAAACCCTCACGGGCATGGAATCGTTGATGAAGACCGGTAACACGTTCAACGATTACCGCGAGTTCTTCGACAAGATGGGCGACAAGCTGGATGTCGTCACGGTCAGCACTCCCGACCACATGCACGCCATCATCGCGGCTACCGCCATGAAGCTCGGCAAGCATGTGTACTGCCAGAAGCCAATGACTCGTACCATCTACGAAGCTCGTCGTCTCGGCGAATTGGCCAAGGAGAATAACGTGGTTACCCAGATGGGCAACCAGTTCACGGCCTACAACCCGATGCGTGAAGCAGCTCATCGCATCAAGGAAGGCAACCTTGGCAACGTGAAGGAAGTTCACATCTGGACCAACCGTCCTGTGTGGCCTCAAGGTGGCGAACGCCCTGCTGGCGCTCCCGTTCCGTCGCACGTGCATTGGGACCTGTGGCTCGGTGTTGCTCCCAAGCGTGAATACGCTCCCGGCGCTTACCACGACTTCAAGTGGCGCGGTTGGTGGGACTTCGGCACCGGTGCTCTCGGCGACATGGCTTGCCATACGTGCAACCTGCCGTTCATGGGCCTCAACATGCGTGACCCGGTGTCGGTCGAAGCTCAAACTTCGGGCCACAACGGCGACAGCTATCCCGAATGGTCGACCATCAAGTTCGAGTTCCCCGAACTCGACGGTCGTGCTCCGTTCACCATGTACTGGTACGACGGTGGCAAGAAGCCTGATAACGCCCTGTTTGCCGACGTGACCGTGAAGAACGGCGATGGCACCCCGGCCCCCTCGGCCTCGGGCTGCATGATCATCGGCGACAAGGCCAAGATGTACGCTGCTGGCGACTACGCCGAGCAGGGCATCGAGATCCTCGGCGCCGATCCGCTGAAGGTCGAATACCCACGTTCGCGTGGTCACGAGCGTGAGTTCTACGATGCGATCAAGGATCGCTCGAAGACTCCGATGTCGAACTTCCCGAACTACGCCGGTCCGCTGACCGAAACCATCCTGCTCGGCAACCTGGCCGTGTGGAGTGGCAACCGCGTGGAATGGGATGCCAAGACCATGACCCCGCTGAACGACGACAAGCTGAAGAAGATCGTCAAGCCCGAATACCAAAACGGCTACGAATTGATCTAA
- a CDS encoding leucine-rich repeat domain-containing protein: MMSLSATVMADSASEHALKLLGKLTTNAEGDLVGIDLDERPVSDDDLEPLLDATKLTTLKLWGAEITDDALDTILKFPNLQDLSLRNTQITDEGIARLKELPKLKSLNLERTTQMTNDALVDLAEMPNLTYLHLLFNRINDEGVKNLVGAPKLRLLDLRGCTITNEGMKSLAEIPSLAAIKIRSNSVDDEGLKAISKLTKLKGLMLQDSSITDEGLQYIAGMTNMDDLDLMRAAITDSSLKYLAGMTKIRHLNLRGTYIDGSGFDALQDCKLLRKVDVSETGVDDAGLEYLTDKEKLVYLNLWNTPVSNDGLDAIKDLNLLYLNLDNTMVDDEGMAKLASLPALTTLSIEACDVGDEGLAALGKIKTLNRVSARLTLITEEGVAELKKALPNVTIEWDE, from the coding sequence ATGATGTCGCTCTCGGCGACTGTGATGGCCGACTCCGCGTCCGAGCACGCCCTGAAGCTACTCGGAAAGCTTACCACGAACGCCGAAGGCGATTTGGTGGGCATCGACCTCGACGAACGCCCGGTGAGCGATGACGATCTCGAGCCGCTGCTCGACGCCACCAAGCTGACGACCCTCAAATTGTGGGGAGCCGAAATCACCGACGACGCGCTCGACACGATCCTGAAATTCCCGAATCTCCAGGATTTGTCGCTTCGCAACACGCAGATTACCGACGAAGGCATCGCTCGCCTGAAGGAACTGCCCAAGCTCAAGTCGCTCAATCTCGAGCGGACCACCCAGATGACCAACGACGCGTTGGTCGATCTGGCCGAGATGCCGAACCTCACCTACTTGCACCTGCTGTTCAACCGCATCAACGACGAGGGTGTCAAAAACCTGGTAGGGGCCCCCAAGCTCCGCTTGCTCGACCTCCGCGGGTGCACCATCACCAACGAAGGCATGAAGAGCCTGGCCGAAATCCCCTCGCTCGCGGCCATTAAAATCCGCAGCAACTCGGTCGACGACGAAGGCCTGAAGGCCATCAGCAAGCTCACCAAGCTCAAAGGCCTGATGCTGCAGGATTCGTCGATCACCGACGAAGGGCTGCAGTACATCGCTGGTATGACCAACATGGACGACCTCGACCTCATGCGAGCGGCCATTACCGACAGCAGCTTGAAGTACCTGGCCGGCATGACCAAGATTCGCCACCTGAACCTGCGGGGCACTTACATCGACGGTTCTGGCTTCGACGCCCTGCAGGACTGCAAGTTGCTGCGTAAGGTAGACGTGAGCGAAACAGGGGTCGACGACGCGGGACTCGAGTACCTGACCGACAAGGAAAAGTTGGTCTACCTGAATCTCTGGAACACCCCCGTGTCGAACGACGGGCTCGACGCCATCAAGGACCTGAATCTGCTGTACTTGAACCTCGATAACACGATGGTCGACGACGAAGGCATGGCCAAGCTGGCTTCGCTTCCCGCGCTGACCACACTGTCGATCGAGGCGTGCGACGTCGGCGACGAAGGTCTCGCCGCGCTTGGCAAGATCAAGACCCTCAATCGGGTGTCGGCACGTCTGACGCTCATTACCGAAGAGGGCGTTGCCGAGCTGAAGAAGGCACTGCCGAATGTAACGATTGAGTGGGACGAATAG